CAAATTTCAATGTTCGCTCTTCCAAATCATATCGTTTTGTGTTAGAAGTTTCCACGCAGAAAATTTAGAAATTGAAATTTGAAATTTATTTGTTATTTGATGCTTGTGTTTTGGAATTTCCAAATGCAGTTACTATTTCAGCAAAGAAGAATTCAAATACATAAACGGAAACGCTGCATACCACGCGCTTGCTTTTACCAAATGCTCAATCGGAATATGTTCCGTTGCCATATGAGCGTAAATTTCATTTCCTGGACCAAAACCGATGCACGGAATATTATGCTTTCCCATCACTGCAACGCCATTGGTTGAAAATACCCAGCGGCTCACTTCCGGTTTTTTCCCGAACAATCCTTCAAACGCTTTTACGCCGCTACTTAACACGGGATGATGTTCCGGCAAAAGCCACGTGGGATAATATTTTTTTGTCGGATACGTTAAGCCGCGCCAACTCGGAACAGCGTAATCAAGCACGACAACTTCTGCTTCCGCTTTTTTCACGCTCGCAAGTTCTTGAATTTCTTTCACTGCCGATTCCAACGTATCTGTCGCGGCAAGTCTTCTATCGAGATGAATCGCGGAAGAATCAGCAACAGCGCACAAAGACGGCGATGTTGAACGAATCTCTGCAATCGTAACTGTTCCTTTTCCGAGAAATGGTTCGCCGCCAAGACGCTCGTTCAACTTTTCGATGTCGGCAATAATCGGTGCCATTTTATACACAGCATTCACGCCGCGTTCCGGTGCAGAGCCGTGACACGAAATTCCTTTGGTGCGCACTTCGATTTCCATTCGTCCGCGATGTCCGCGATACACAGCAAGATTTGTCGGCTCGGCAATCACGACAACTTCCGGCCGCAATTTATCTTGCTCAATAATATATTGCCAGCACAATCCGTCGCAATCTTCTTCCTGCACGCTGCCGACAACATACAACGTAAAATCGTCTTCGAGCCCGAGTTCTTTGATAATTTTTCCACCGTAGAGAATCGAAGCGAACGCGCCTTTCATATCACACGCGCCGCGACCGTAAATAATGCCGTCTTTCTCCGCGCCTTTGAACGGGTCAATTGTCCAGTTTGCGGGATTGCCAACATCCACCGTATCAACGTGCGCATCAAGTGCGATAATGTGTTTGCCGTTGCCGATGCGTCCGAGAATATTTCCCATTCCGTCAATCGTAATTTCATCGTAGTTACATCGCTCCATTTCTTCTTTGATGCGATGAATCACGTGCTCTTCCTGCGAACTCATTGATTTAATCGCAATGATATCGCGAAGAAAATTTGCTACTTGTCGTTCATTTTTTTGCGCTGTTTGTAAAATTTGTTGGAACATAAAGTTTGTGTTTTTATTTTTAGGAAATTTTGATTTACCACTTATCACGCGAAGACTTCACAGATTATCACGAATTTTATCTGCGCAAATTCGTGTTTCATTCGTGTCATTCGCGGTTAATCTTATAATATACTATTGCGAAACTTATACTTCTCACACAACTTTCTCGCCCGCATTCGCAAATCATTTTCGTAACGATACGGAAGATAATTGCCCGAAAATATTTGTTGATACTTCGGAACAAGTTGCGGAAAATATTTTTTCAGAAATTGAAAATACAACGTTTTGCTATCTGCAATTCCATCGCCGAATAATGTCAAACCGCAAACCAAAATAAAATCTGCGCCGTAATGTTTTGCCGCCGAAATCATTTCTTCCAATTTCTCATCCGAATCGGAAAGAAACGGCAACACGGGAATACAATTTACACCAACAAACAAACCTTCGTCTTTACATCGCTTCATTGTTTCAAATCGTTCGAGCGGTTTTGCTGCGCCGGATTCGAGATGCGCAGAAATATTTTCATCAAGCGTTGAAATTGAAAATGTAACAATCGCGCCGTGCCGCAATGTATTTTTCAAATCGTCGGGAAGAATTGCATTCGCATCAATTTCTTTCAGCAATTCAACATCGCGTAAAATCATTTTCGATTTTGTTGCGACAAAAATCGGAAATTTGTATTTCAAAAATAACTCGAGAAATTGTTGCGTTAGTTTTCGTTCTGCTTCAATTGGCAAATACGGGTCAGTTGCAGATGCGAGCGCGACAATGCCATATTGATTTTTCTTCGCTCGTGCGCGTAATTGCTTTTCCAAAATTTCTGCCGCATTCGCTTTCACCGAAAATGTTTCCGCCATATTCAATCCGTATTTACTTCCGCGAATGTAGCAATACAAACAATTGAAACTACATCCTTCATACGGATTGACAGAATACTCATCCAAAAACCACGAGTCGCGTTTCTTATGTTTGTTGAGAACGGATTTTACAAACTTTTCATTCACCATTGAGAAAATCTATTACTCATATCTCAAATCCCACATCGCAAATCTATTTACACAACTTCACTCAACAATTCTTTTCGCGGAGCAGCAATCACAACTTTATTCACGAGCAATCCTTTTTCCGCAACAATCGCTGAACCCGCATCAACAGCGGCTCGAACGGCGGCAACTTCTCCCGTCATTGTCAAAAATGCTTTTCCGCCCAACGCCATAGCAAGACGAATTTCTATCAGTGTAACGTTAGCAGATTTTACTGAAGCATCAGCGGCTTCGATGAGTGACGCAACAGAAAACGATTCGATAATTCCCAACGCATCGAGCAAATCTACTTTACTCGTTCCGGAAATTGCTGGAAAAACATTGTGATGAACATTCGGAATCACAAACGTATCAATTATCGAACCGCGACCGGCAATAACTCCCGCATCAACACTTGCCCGCACTGCTGCAACATCTCCGCCAATCAGCACCATATATTTTCCCGAACAAATGGTGCGCGATAAAATTATTTCTACTTCCGCCGCTTTTAACATTGCATCTGCAACGAGAAATCCGGCAGCAATACTTGTGAGTTCGATAAGACCAATTGAGTTTTTTTGCATAATGGCTTTTGGGTTTTGGTTATTGGCTGTTAGCAATTTTTGTAATTAGTGTTTAGTGTGTTGAGCATTTTTTGTTCTTTGGTAAGCAATATCAAAACATTATCTACTTTTTCTTTTAGAATAAGTTTGAGTTCTTGAGTAATGAGAAGTTGTGTTTCCAATTCAAATGCAGAGCCAAGCGACATTTCTAAAAATCTTTTGAATTCTATTTCACTATTTCTGCTGCATCCTTCGGCAATATTCGATGGAATTGATACTGCCGCTCGACACATTTGACTTTTCAATCCATATTTTTCTTCTTTGGGCAAACCTTCTACGAGCAAATAAATTTCTTTTACGATTTCAATTCCTTGTTGCCAAATATTTAAAGTTCTAAAATTTCTCATCTCTTCATTCCTAACAGCCAATGGCTAACAGCTAATAGCATTTTATACTTTTTCAATTACAATATTTTTTTCATCAACATTTTTCACCACTCCATCTATACTCGCATGAATTCTCGCTCCCAATTTTTCGTTGGGAATTTCGCCGATGAGTTGTCCTTTGCGAACATTATCTCCAAGACGAACAACTGCTTGCGCGGGAGAACCGATGTGTTGCGATAACGGAATTTCCACTTTCTTCGGAAGAATTTTTTCTGAAGAAAATTTTGTGTCAACATTATATTCTTCTACGCCAAGTCGTTTCATCAATTGTCTCAGCGGCGTGCGTCTTCCTTCATACATTGGATGCGGTTCGACTTCCATCTTTCCGCTCCACTTGATTCCTTGTTCGCGCAAATCATGTTTCGCTTTGTCGCATGCTTCTTTCGGAAATAAACTTTCGGGACACGCATACAATGTGCACAATTCACACGCGCAGCAAAGTTGCGCA
This window of the Ignavibacteria bacterium genome carries:
- a CDS encoding YgeY family selenium metabolism-linked hydrolase; amino-acid sequence: MFQQILQTAQKNERQVANFLRDIIAIKSMSSQEEHVIHRIKEEMERCNYDEITIDGMGNILGRIGNGKHIIALDAHVDTVDVGNPANWTIDPFKGAEKDGIIYGRGACDMKGAFASILYGGKIIKELGLEDDFTLYVVGSVQEEDCDGLCWQYIIEQDKLRPEVVVIAEPTNLAVYRGHRGRMEIEVRTKGISCHGSAPERGVNAVYKMAPIIADIEKLNERLGGEPFLGKGTVTIAEIRSTSPSLCAVADSSAIHLDRRLAATDTLESAVKEIQELASVKKAEAEVVVLDYAVPSWRGLTYPTKKYYPTWLLPEHHPVLSSGVKAFEGLFGKKPEVSRWVFSTNGVAVMGKHNIPCIGFGPGNEIYAHMATEHIPIEHLVKASAWYAAFPFMYLNSSLLK
- a CDS encoding radical SAM protein gives rise to the protein MVNEKFVKSVLNKHKKRDSWFLDEYSVNPYEGCSFNCLYCYIRGSKYGLNMAETFSVKANAAEILEKQLRARAKKNQYGIVALASATDPYLPIEAERKLTQQFLELFLKYKFPIFVATKSKMILRDVELLKEIDANAILPDDLKNTLRHGAIVTFSISTLDENISAHLESGAAKPLERFETMKRCKDEGLFVGVNCIPVLPFLSDSDEKLEEMISAAKHYGADFILVCGLTLFGDGIADSKTLYFQFLKKYFPQLVPKYQQIFSGNYLPYRYENDLRMRARKLCEKYKFRNSIL
- a CDS encoding BMC domain-containing protein; translation: MQKNSIGLIELTSIAAGFLVADAMLKAAEVEIILSRTICSGKYMVLIGGDVAAVRASVDAGVIAGRGSIIDTFVIPNVHHNVFPAISGTSKVDLLDALGIIESFSVASLIEAADASVKSANVTLIEIRLAMALGGKAFLTMTGEVAAVRAAVDAGSAIVAEKGLLVNKVVIAAPRKELLSEVV
- a CDS encoding four helix bundle protein codes for the protein MRNFRTLNIWQQGIEIVKEIYLLVEGLPKEEKYGLKSQMCRAAVSIPSNIAEGCSRNSEIEFKRFLEMSLGSAFELETQLLITQELKLILKEKVDNVLILLTKEQKMLNTLNTNYKNC
- a CDS encoding NADH dehydrogenase subunit; amino-acid sequence: VKNPISLLAPIGMSFRDAISFAGGTTEKQFAVFVSGIMMGKLEFNLDIPITKTCAGLVVLPTEHTLVQRKMQPEKVKHHIGKSACDQCSYCTELCPRYILGYDIQPHKVMRSLGFTTTGENIWNQFAQLCCACELCTLYACPESLFPKEACDKAKHDLREQGIKWSGKMEVEPHPMYEGRRTPLRQLMKRLGVEEYNVDTKFSSEKILPKKVEIPLSQHIGSPAQAVVRLGDNVRKGQLIGEIPNEKLGARIHASIDGVVKNVDEKNIVIEKV